The Streptomonospora litoralis genome window below encodes:
- a CDS encoding pyridoxamine 5'-phosphate oxidase family protein → MTTQAAPPRSRCQRKQDALTRLETDVDAWVATAGADGGMPHLVPLSFVWDGAVLLLATPGDSPTGRNMRTSGRVRIGIGPTRDVVLIEGTAEAFASADMDEDTLDAFAGKTGFDPRHSGDFYFRVRPQRVQAWREVEELAERELMRGGDWLV, encoded by the coding sequence ATGACGACCCAGGCGGCGCCGCCGCGGTCGAGGTGCCAGCGCAAGCAGGACGCCCTCACGCGGCTCGAAACCGACGTCGACGCGTGGGTGGCCACGGCCGGTGCCGACGGGGGCATGCCCCACCTCGTTCCGCTGTCCTTCGTGTGGGACGGTGCGGTCCTGCTGCTGGCGACCCCGGGCGACAGCCCTACCGGCCGCAACATGCGCACCTCGGGTCGGGTCCGCATCGGGATCGGGCCCACCCGCGACGTCGTGCTCATCGAGGGCACGGCGGAGGCGTTCGCGTCTGCCGACATGGACGAGGACACCCTGGACGCCTTCGCCGGCAAGACCGGGTTCGACCCGCGGCACTCGGGCGACTTCTATTTCCGTGTCCGCCCGCAACGGGTACAGGCCTGGCGCGAGGTCGAGGAACTCGCCGAGCGCGAGCTGATGCGCGGCGGCGACTGGCTGGTGTGA
- a CDS encoding MaoC family dehydratase, with translation MGAQSGGRTEAVPFHERFLEDYTVGETVDCGTIAVTEDEIAEFAGRFDPQSFHVDPHAAAEGPFGGLIASGWHTAALMMRLYVDRYLSAKASLGGPGVDELRWTEPVRPGDTLALRAEVLEVRPSAAKPERGLLRTRVELANQHGRTVFTAVVLNLLRTRPR, from the coding sequence ATGGGTGCGCAGTCCGGCGGGCGGACCGAGGCCGTTCCGTTCCACGAGCGGTTCCTGGAGGACTACACGGTCGGCGAAACCGTCGACTGCGGGACGATCGCGGTGACCGAGGACGAGATCGCCGAATTCGCGGGCCGGTTCGATCCGCAGTCCTTCCACGTCGACCCGCACGCGGCGGCCGAAGGCCCCTTCGGGGGCCTCATCGCCAGCGGGTGGCACACGGCCGCGCTGATGATGCGGCTGTACGTGGACCGATACCTCTCGGCGAAGGCCAGCCTCGGCGGGCCGGGGGTGGACGAACTTCGCTGGACCGAGCCCGTGCGGCCGGGCGACACGCTGGCCCTGCGGGCCGAGGTGCTGGAGGTCCGCCCCTCGGCTGCCAAACCCGAGCGGGGCCTGCTGCGCACCCGGGTGGAGCTGGCCAACCAGCACGGCCGCACGGTGTTCACCGCCGTCGTGCTCAACCTCCTGCGCACCCGCCCCCGCTGA
- a CDS encoding SDR family NAD(P)-dependent oxidoreductase translates to MIDSGLQGKNAIVTGGGAGIGRATALRLAAEGARVLIADLNAETAESAAEEVRSAGGTAETVTGDLSRQEVVDRVADTAAERLGGIDVLVNNAGIMDDLSATADVGDAVWERLIRINLTAPFLLTRAVLPHMLGRGSGSIVFTASEASLRGSAAGTAYTAAKHGVVGLVKSTAIMYRDHGIRVNAVAPGGTATSISVEAAQSPAGPTVLGNYAGNIGRVADPAELASAIVFLASDAASNISGAVLPVDNGWSAV, encoded by the coding sequence GTGATCGACTCGGGACTGCAGGGCAAGAACGCGATCGTCACCGGAGGCGGTGCGGGCATCGGCCGCGCGACCGCCCTGCGGCTCGCGGCCGAGGGCGCGCGGGTCCTCATCGCCGATCTCAACGCGGAGACCGCCGAGAGCGCCGCCGAGGAGGTCCGCTCCGCCGGAGGCACCGCCGAGACCGTCACCGGCGACCTCAGCCGCCAGGAGGTCGTCGACCGGGTCGCCGACACCGCCGCCGAGCGCCTCGGCGGCATCGACGTCCTGGTCAACAACGCCGGGATCATGGACGACCTGTCGGCGACGGCCGACGTGGGCGACGCGGTGTGGGAGCGGCTGATCCGCATCAACCTGACCGCGCCGTTCCTGCTCACCCGCGCGGTGCTGCCGCACATGCTCGGCCGGGGGTCCGGTTCGATCGTGTTCACCGCCTCGGAGGCCTCCCTGCGCGGCAGCGCCGCGGGAACCGCCTACACCGCCGCCAAGCACGGCGTCGTGGGACTGGTGAAGTCGACCGCGATCATGTACCGCGACCACGGCATCCGCGTGAACGCGGTCGCTCCCGGCGGGACCGCGACCTCCATCTCGGTGGAGGCGGCCCAGTCACCGGCCGGTCCGACCGTGCTCGGCAACTACGCCGGCAACATCGGCCGCGTCGCCGACCCCGCCGAACTTGCCTCCGCGATCGTCTTCCTCGCCTCCGACGCGGCCAGCAACATCAGCGGCGCCGTCCTGCCGGTCGACAACGGCTGGTCGGCCGTGTGA
- a CDS encoding TetR/AcrR family transcriptional regulator yields MAQETSHTSASGRGRPPMTERRKAVVRMEIARAAVALFVERGVAGTTGEDIAHSLGISTRTLWRYFPGKESCVRPLLSTGLDLMAERLRSCPRDVALLDHLELTGAFDADTDLVAGPVADLIWMTGREPGLQAVWLEVHHAAEAVFAGIIAERTGAEPEDLDVAVQAAALNAALRLAAEEQAGYRRTAEEAPPGGMGELVRRAITAAARGLPAFAPATAAGTGRGADASRGVHHG; encoded by the coding sequence ATGGCACAGGAGACCTCGCACACCTCCGCCTCGGGCCGCGGACGGCCGCCGATGACCGAGCGCCGCAAGGCGGTCGTGCGCATGGAGATCGCACGCGCCGCGGTCGCCCTTTTCGTCGAGCGGGGGGTCGCCGGTACCACCGGCGAGGACATCGCGCACTCGCTCGGGATCTCCACGCGCACCCTTTGGCGGTACTTCCCCGGCAAGGAAAGCTGTGTACGGCCGCTGCTCAGCACCGGCTTGGACCTCATGGCCGAGCGTCTGCGCTCCTGCCCGCGCGACGTCGCGCTACTGGACCACCTGGAGCTGACGGGCGCCTTCGACGCGGACACGGACCTCGTCGCCGGACCCGTCGCCGACCTCATCTGGATGACCGGCCGCGAGCCGGGCCTGCAGGCCGTCTGGCTGGAGGTGCACCATGCGGCCGAGGCGGTCTTCGCCGGGATCATCGCCGAGCGCACCGGCGCCGAACCCGAGGACCTGGACGTCGCCGTGCAGGCCGCCGCACTCAACGCGGCCCTGCGCCTGGCCGCCGAAGAGCAGGCCGGCTACCGCCGTACCGCAGAGGAGGCCCCGCCCGGCGGCATGGGGGAGCTCGTCCGCCGGGCCATCACCGCAGCCGCACGCGGCCTGCCCGCGTTCGCCCCCGCCACCGCCGCGGGCACCGGGCGCGGCGCCGACGCATCCCGGGGCGTGCACCACGGTTGA